Proteins encoded by one window of Cylindrospermum stagnale PCC 7417:
- a CDS encoding eCIS core domain-containing protein: MAEQVMSMDAPTANSQAIGHHSEEPFNSIQQQPLVRSVHPIVRRQQELNRIQRQPTTSIHPLIKRQMEFNQNRTQTKPITSTNPLIQRFVQRAEGNIKSQENPSLESRLANQKGSGSPLDEQTRSFMEPRFGNDFSSVRVHTDSPSVQMNQELEAQAFTHGQDVFFGAGKYNPGADDGKRLLAHELTHVVQQTGAVQPKKQVERIQAKNLLGQIPEIPLNKEQLQPPQLGETAKKSLPTKNLLGQIPEIPLNKEQLPGSQLAETAKKALPAKNLLGQIPEIPLNKEQLPGSQLAETSAAKTPEIGQDTAKPATTPQGAQPEAKQANPGVDALKVEEKKNEAIARSALPKAIAPTLPDVEQTAQSAPQVESADVDQAGSAATTPDVSAGGGGGEEAAAVDAGADQEVEEIATGTEGLQLESSDRAEVMGSLAEVSQGGGAAAPSGGGGGGAAIADKPAPPVPDVSQSEPSQALASIGKLPPAQLLGALGGVSAAVGNIVGKQRAELAANPPQMEQPTGAPTKEGAAGSGPNPQAATPKPVEKTPEGQAQPVPQPQPITLPPAPAVKAVSPPVQGDAEGKLSANDAQAMKASLRQIPTSDPNLQVNAGTPPPLELTGNADPQQAQEQKAKLDQGVTEAHTQGQKELAQPMGENEIYPQIVPETLKAEGIGGNAAAPEAPVIQGIVGDDAVSIIAQQEHGAEIQAAVAQAQGQMAAKQQEHTTQVAQEKASNQQEIAKLQQENTFQQSAERSKAQAEVQKQKEDWNKEQTDLVAKSRTDAEAEIAKGNKEVEQEQTQAETKASLEIEKGNTEAEAARQKGETEAEQERSKGEKDSGGILGWFADKAKAFFDGIKQAIQKAFEIARAAVKAAIETAQKLATAVIEAARQAIVSVIKRVGDALIALGDVLLAAFPEIRDRFRNAIKATVQAAEAAVNALAQNLKQGVQAALNLLGKGLDAALGLLEKGYLFAVDIASKAVQGAISVAKAAVDALGTFAVLIKDIALNPGQWLSNLGSGAKDGVQNHLWGAFQTAVQAWFGQKVEEVLGLGMTVWNVLNQGGIKVAEVGAMAWEGIKSAIPPTLIQLLIEKVVSMIIPAAGTVMLIIEGLQAAWGTVGRILQAMEKFVTFLKAVKSGQSGPQFAEMLAAAGVVLIDFVSNWLLKRLRGAASKVAAKVREIAKKIGRKLGKVKDKLFGKKGGKGSKGKGREGDLKGNKENREEQDRKNKDKVEQAARELQPKVNALLGSGVSGIRLRAQLAIWRIQHGLSRLYVDNKKGADHFDVVAQVNPTAKVTEGEVLDVKSEVEKAKGSLFRGDGFYQQGDPIGFQLDSPEANTADIQTPWEHVQDKDNKKHRQSSRYTSFATDLKAARKFAEAVIGQQGKKVIKKSKILKAAWEALQQLETQGIIRIYTPENVKTQMEAHEEKEVRHNAKNVYKLMTNNNEVLIEGQIPGEILRLAK, from the coding sequence ATGGCAGAACAGGTGATGTCGATGGACGCACCAACTGCTAACTCGCAAGCAATTGGGCATCATTCGGAAGAACCATTCAACTCGATTCAGCAACAGCCCTTAGTCCGAAGCGTCCACCCAATAGTTCGGCGTCAGCAAGAGTTAAACCGCATTCAGAGACAGCCGACAACATCCATCCATCCACTGATTAAGCGTCAGATGGAGTTCAACCAAAACCGCACTCAGACAAAACCGATAACATCAACTAACCCATTGATTCAGCGCTTTGTCCAAAGGGCAGAAGGTAATATTAAGAGTCAAGAAAATCCTAGCTTAGAAAGCCGTTTAGCGAATCAAAAAGGTTCTGGTAGTCCCTTAGATGAGCAGACACGCTCATTTATGGAACCGCGTTTTGGCAATGATTTTAGCTCTGTGCGTGTGCATACAGATAGTCCCTCTGTGCAAATGAATCAGGAATTAGAGGCGCAGGCGTTTACTCATGGTCAAGATGTTTTCTTTGGGGCGGGGAAATATAATCCGGGAGCGGATGATGGTAAGCGGTTGTTGGCTCATGAGTTAACCCATGTAGTGCAACAGACGGGTGCTGTTCAGCCAAAGAAGCAGGTAGAAAGAATTCAAGCAAAGAACCTGTTGGGACAAATTCCAGAAATTCCCTTAAATAAAGAGCAGTTGCAACCACCGCAATTAGGGGAAACGGCGAAAAAATCTCTACCCACAAAGAACCTGTTGGGACAAATTCCAGAAATTCCCTTAAATAAAGAGCAGTTACCAGGTTCGCAATTGGCGGAAACGGCGAAAAAAGCTCTGCCCGCAAAGAACCTGTTGGGACAAATCCCGGAAATTCCCCTAAATAAAGAGCAGTTACCAGGTTCGCAATTAGCGGAAACATCTGCTGCCAAAACTCCAGAAATAGGACAAGATACAGCAAAACCTGCTACTACACCACAGGGAGCGCAGCCAGAAGCTAAACAGGCTAACCCTGGAGTAGATGCACTTAAGGTAGAAGAGAAGAAAAATGAAGCGATTGCGCGGAGCGCACTGCCGAAGGCAATCGCACCAACACTACCAGATGTTGAGCAGACAGCCCAGTCAGCACCGCAGGTGGAATCTGCTGATGTAGATCAGGCAGGAAGCGCGGCAACCACCCCGGACGTATCTGCTGGTGGGGGTGGCGGTGAGGAAGCTGCGGCTGTAGATGCAGGAGCAGATCAGGAAGTGGAGGAGATAGCGACGGGAACAGAGGGATTGCAATTAGAATCAAGCGATCGCGCCGAAGTCATGGGTTCCCTAGCAGAAGTCTCTCAAGGTGGTGGTGCAGCCGCGCCTAGTGGCGGTGGTGGCGGCGGTGCAGCCATTGCCGACAAGCCAGCACCACCAGTACCAGATGTTTCTCAATCTGAGCCATCCCAAGCCTTAGCATCTATCGGTAAATTGCCTCCAGCCCAACTTTTGGGGGCATTGGGTGGAGTAAGTGCAGCAGTTGGAAATATAGTAGGCAAGCAACGGGCGGAACTAGCAGCAAATCCCCCCCAGATGGAACAACCGACCGGTGCGCCCACAAAAGAAGGTGCCGCAGGTTCAGGCCCAAATCCACAAGCAGCAACACCAAAACCTGTAGAAAAAACTCCAGAAGGACAAGCCCAGCCTGTCCCCCAACCCCAACCAATCACCCTACCCCCAGCACCAGCAGTCAAAGCAGTATCACCGCCAGTTCAAGGAGATGCTGAGGGCAAACTTTCTGCCAATGATGCCCAAGCGATGAAAGCCTCCTTGCGGCAAATCCCCACCAGTGACCCCAACTTACAAGTCAATGCAGGCACACCACCGCCATTAGAACTAACAGGTAATGCCGACCCCCAACAAGCCCAAGAGCAAAAAGCCAAATTAGACCAAGGTGTCACAGAAGCTCACACCCAAGGACAGAAAGAACTAGCCCAACCAATGGGGGAAAATGAAATTTATCCCCAAATTGTTCCAGAAACCCTAAAGGCAGAGGGGATAGGTGGCAATGCAGCGGCTCCTGAAGCGCCAGTCATACAAGGAATAGTTGGTGATGATGCCGTATCCATCATTGCCCAACAGGAACACGGTGCGGAAATTCAAGCAGCCGTAGCTCAAGCACAAGGGCAGATGGCAGCTAAACAGCAAGAACATACCACCCAAGTTGCTCAAGAGAAAGCTAGTAATCAGCAGGAAATTGCTAAATTACAGCAAGAAAATACTTTCCAGCAGTCAGCAGAACGTTCTAAAGCACAAGCGGAAGTACAGAAACAAAAAGAAGATTGGAATAAAGAACAAACTGATTTAGTTGCTAAGTCTCGCACCGATGCAGAAGCGGAAATTGCCAAAGGGAATAAGGAAGTTGAGCAGGAGCAAACCCAAGCAGAAACCAAGGCATCTCTTGAGATAGAAAAAGGTAACACAGAAGCCGAAGCAGCTCGTCAAAAAGGAGAGACAGAGGCAGAACAAGAACGCAGCAAGGGAGAGAAAGATTCCGGTGGCATCTTGGGTTGGTTTGCAGACAAAGCCAAAGCCTTTTTTGATGGCATCAAACAAGCAATTCAAAAAGCCTTTGAAATTGCCCGTGCAGCGGTGAAAGCAGCGATTGAGACGGCGCAAAAATTAGCAACCGCAGTCATTGAAGCGGCGCGTCAGGCTATTGTTAGTGTTATCAAGCGGGTGGGGGATGCTTTGATTGCTCTGGGGGATGTATTGTTAGCTGCGTTCCCCGAAATCCGCGATCGCTTCCGTAACGCTATCAAAGCCACAGTCCAAGCCGCAGAAGCCGCCGTTAATGCTCTTGCTCAAAACCTCAAACAAGGCGTCCAAGCAGCCCTCAACCTCCTAGGAAAAGGACTAGATGCGGCTTTAGGACTGCTAGAAAAAGGCTATTTATTCGCAGTTGATATAGCCAGCAAGGCAGTACAAGGAGCCATATCTGTTGCCAAAGCTGCTGTAGACGCACTAGGGACATTTGCCGTCCTGATTAAAGATATCGCGCTTAATCCTGGTCAATGGTTGAGTAACTTGGGGTCAGGGGCAAAAGATGGAGTTCAGAACCATCTGTGGGGAGCCTTCCAAACAGCAGTGCAGGCATGGTTTGGGCAGAAGGTAGAAGAAGTGCTGGGTTTGGGAATGACAGTTTGGAACGTTCTCAACCAGGGAGGCATCAAAGTTGCAGAAGTGGGTGCAATGGCATGGGAGGGAATTAAATCAGCCATTCCCCCGACATTGATTCAGCTTTTGATTGAGAAAGTGGTGTCGATGATTATCCCGGCTGCGGGGACGGTGATGTTAATCATCGAGGGATTACAGGCAGCTTGGGGAACGGTGGGCCGCATCTTGCAAGCGATGGAGAAGTTTGTCACTTTCTTGAAAGCGGTGAAATCAGGACAGTCAGGGCCACAGTTTGCAGAGATGTTGGCGGCTGCTGGTGTGGTGCTGATTGATTTTGTCTCCAATTGGTTGCTGAAGCGGTTACGGGGTGCTGCTAGTAAGGTGGCTGCTAAGGTGCGGGAGATTGCGAAGAAGATTGGGAGGAAGTTGGGTAAGGTTAAGGATAAGTTGTTTGGCAAGAAGGGGGGTAAGGGAAGTAAGGGTAAGGGAAGAGAGGGCGATCTCAAAGGGAACAAGGAAAACAGGGAAGAGCAGGATCGAAAGAATAAAGATAAAGTTGAGCAAGCTGCGCGGGAGCTTCAGCCCAAGGTTAATGCGCTCTTGGGTAGCGGTGTCTCAGGCATCCGACTACGTGCCCAACTAGCCATCTGGCGCATTCAACATGGGTTGAGTCGTCTTTACGTAGATAATAAAAAGGGAGCAGATCATTTTGATGTTGTTGCACAAGTTAATCCGACAGCTAAGGTTACGGAAGGTGAGGTATTAGATGTTAAAAGCGAAGTTGAAAAAGCTAAAGGTTCTCTATTTCGTGGTGACGGGTTTTATCAGCAAGGTGATCCTATAGGATTTCAATTAGATAGCCCAGAAGCTAATACTGCCGACATTCAAACGCCTTGGGAGCATGTCCAAGATAAGGATAATAAAAAACATAGACAATCGAGCCGATATACATCGTTTGCAACAGATTTAAAAGCCGCTAGAAAATTTGCCGAGGCAGTTATCGGGCAACAGGGAAAGAAGGTAATTAAAAAGAGTAAAATTCTCAAAGCTGCATGGGAAGCTCTTCAGCAATTAGAAACTCAAGGAATTATCCGCATATATACACCAGAAAATGTTAAAACTCAAATGGAAGCACATGAAGAAAAAGAAGTTCGACACAATGCCAAGAATGTTTATAAGCTTATGACAAATAATAATGAAGTTCTCATTGAAGGACAAATACCAGGAGAAATATTGAGACTCGCAAAGTAA
- a CDS encoding HEAT repeat domain-containing protein has product MSEEMATILKDLKDPNPRARIKALDTIGTMKPSNAIDLITPYLSDNHVRVRVASVWNLGDIRNINAIPHIIKAAKQDPSEEVRGVALAALENYQSPEILDCLVAEVYREKQSRRPRQEVAKQLQHYDFEEAVNALIILLHDEDVFVRDDAAESLLQLNRPRLVDVWKKSLEDLSDDVRNIAVTALTNLGFIEEAIDELVALLQDENFFMRDSLAECLLKLNRPRLREVWQKFLNDQEEDVRDIAIKALQELTDENLQ; this is encoded by the coding sequence ATGTCAGAGGAGATGGCGACTATCTTGAAGGATCTAAAAGATCCAAACCCCCGTGCCAGAATCAAGGCATTGGACACAATAGGTACGATGAAGCCGAGTAATGCTATTGATCTCATCACTCCCTATTTGTCAGACAATCATGTCAGGGTAAGAGTTGCTTCAGTTTGGAATTTAGGCGACATTAGAAATATCAATGCCATTCCCCATATAATCAAAGCTGCTAAACAAGATCCATCAGAGGAAGTACGTGGAGTAGCACTAGCTGCCCTAGAAAATTATCAAAGCCCTGAAATACTTGACTGCTTAGTCGCTGAAGTATACCGTGAAAAGCAGTCTAGGCGTCCCAGACAAGAAGTTGCAAAACAACTCCAACACTATGATTTTGAGGAAGCAGTAAATGCCTTAATAATTTTGCTTCATGATGAGGATGTTTTTGTTAGAGATGATGCGGCAGAATCCCTATTACAACTTAATCGTCCCAGATTAGTTGATGTCTGGAAAAAATCTTTGGAAGATTTGAGTGATGATGTTAGAAATATAGCAGTTACAGCACTGACAAATTTAGGTTTTATTGAAGAAGCAATTGATGAATTAGTAGCCTTGCTTCAAGATGAGAATTTTTTTATGAGGGATTCTCTTGCTGAGTGCCTCTTGAAACTTAATCGTCCTAGACTACGTGAAGTTTGGCAAAAATTTTTAAATGATCAGGAAGAAGACGTACGTGACATAGCAATAAAAGCGCTTCAGGAGTTAACTGATGAAAACCTTCAATAA
- a CDS encoding leucine-rich repeat domain-containing protein, translating to MRSDSTLPFTAIKEKYVFHINESDYPEEARPFMDYLLPNAIPSPPLHFTFLYETPLSLIKKGDDREVKHSLIWHLLQSSKTPLYLVFSWEIIKPLDSEPKTTRHLVDSVLGYRWTGESKPGLLALLDEETRQRALLSLGVKGFTRLYILATSLELDSMPPDALATLNSLTSYLDDDTYYPSFHSLVSQCDWILTTHNLVPGHVPFCLYSPQDIRPLLREIHQQTANEDNRELIETSEISALPNPEVLQNSSLSEDATLVTQPNVVYEVSVSDIVQLETLVGATELSLARTDVTRLDELLQFRSLRHLNLDGTPLKDLKTLAQMNWLESLSLRQVQIKDISPLTSLNSLKNLAISRKPFEGLQPLGELTSLESLSLDRMQITDLAPIISCQSLKRLSLNYTPLETVNDIAKIPSLQHLSLDSTKVTNFQPLALLPSLEYLSISDNQIEDITPLSSITGLKDLIAERINLEDWSPLQQMQNLEKLSVQDSSVSDISFLAPISKLQILNLSGTRVVDVSPLQQLVELRELSLFNTEVNDIRVLVGLNHLKTLYLDSSAVRDFSPLSHLPTIESLSLSSSSIIDLSWLPNLTNLKELCLDYTEVADISALETLPNLEKLNLKKTDIQNFSKLTTLSKLISLNLHSCEVEDLSWLISLHDIQELILSRTGIQDINLLAALAYLKVLDLSETEVESINALADSAHLEVLDISETKVQSIEALTNARALRSLNLNLTSVENLSPLKNSLQLEELSIWRTPVSDLSVLNNFKHLKKLDIRNTSVEDFSSLLNLPRLWQLRINPNRVNVDVYEALKRRHRLFPEE from the coding sequence GTGAGGTCAGATAGCACATTACCCTTCACCGCTATCAAAGAAAAATATGTATTCCATATCAATGAATCTGATTATCCAGAAGAAGCTAGACCCTTCATGGATTACCTATTGCCTAATGCCATTCCTAGCCCACCCCTACATTTCACGTTTCTCTATGAAACACCCCTTTCTCTAATCAAGAAAGGTGATGATCGTGAGGTTAAACATAGTCTTATCTGGCATCTTTTGCAGTCCTCTAAAACACCTCTCTATTTAGTTTTTTCCTGGGAAATTATTAAGCCCTTAGATTCAGAACCAAAAACCACACGACACCTGGTAGATAGTGTTTTAGGTTATCGTTGGACAGGTGAAAGCAAGCCAGGATTATTAGCACTGCTTGATGAAGAGACTCGACAACGCGCACTTTTATCGCTAGGCGTAAAAGGATTTACCCGCCTCTATATACTGGCAACTTCTCTCGAACTAGATAGTATGCCCCCGGATGCTCTAGCAACATTAAACAGCCTGACATCCTATTTAGACGATGATACTTACTACCCATCGTTTCATTCCTTAGTATCCCAGTGTGATTGGATATTAACTACTCATAATTTAGTACCTGGACACGTTCCATTTTGTTTATACAGCCCACAAGATATACGCCCCTTGTTAAGAGAAATTCATCAGCAAACTGCCAATGAAGATAACCGCGAGCTAATTGAAACCAGCGAAATTTCTGCGTTACCCAATCCAGAAGTATTGCAAAATAGCTCATTATCAGAGGATGCAACGCTGGTGACGCAACCCAACGTGGTGTATGAGGTTTCTGTCTCAGATATCGTGCAACTAGAAACGCTGGTAGGGGCAACAGAACTCTCTTTGGCTAGGACAGACGTAACTCGGCTTGATGAATTATTACAATTTAGGTCATTGCGACATTTAAATTTAGATGGAACACCTTTAAAAGATTTGAAAACACTTGCTCAAATGAACTGGTTAGAGTCACTTTCTTTAAGACAAGTACAGATCAAAGATATCAGTCCTCTTACTTCATTAAATTCACTCAAAAATTTAGCAATTAGTAGAAAGCCGTTTGAAGGCTTGCAACCATTGGGAGAGTTAACCAGTCTTGAGTCATTATCGTTGGACAGAATGCAGATAACCGATTTAGCTCCAATTATCTCATGCCAGTCATTAAAGCGACTATCACTGAACTACACACCATTAGAGACAGTTAATGATATTGCGAAAATCCCCTCACTCCAGCATCTTTCTCTAGATTCAACAAAAGTAACTAACTTTCAGCCGCTAGCTTTGCTGCCATCCTTAGAATATTTATCGATTAGTGATAATCAAATAGAAGACATTACACCTTTATCTTCCATAACTGGATTGAAAGATTTGATAGCCGAACGTATAAATTTAGAGGATTGGTCACCACTACAACAAATGCAAAATTTAGAGAAACTTAGTGTCCAAGACAGCTCAGTTTCTGATATTTCCTTTTTAGCTCCTATTTCAAAACTGCAAATTTTAAATTTATCAGGAACAAGAGTGGTTGATGTGTCCCCCCTACAACAGCTAGTTGAACTTAGGGAACTTTCCCTATTTAATACAGAAGTCAACGATATTAGAGTGCTGGTTGGTTTAAATCATTTAAAAACATTATATCTTGATTCATCGGCAGTTAGAGATTTTAGTCCGCTGTCCCACCTGCCCACAATTGAGAGTTTATCCCTCTCTTCTTCCAGCATTATTGACCTTTCGTGGTTGCCTAACCTTACAAATCTTAAAGAGCTATGTTTAGACTACACAGAGGTAGCTGACATTTCTGCATTAGAAACATTGCCAAATCTAGAAAAACTTAATTTAAAAAAGACAGATATCCAAAATTTTAGCAAACTAACTACTTTATCTAAGCTCATATCTTTAAACTTGCATTCTTGTGAAGTAGAGGATCTTTCGTGGCTGATAAGTTTGCATGACATTCAAGAGCTTATTTTGAGTAGAACTGGTATACAAGATATTAATTTATTGGCTGCTCTCGCGTATTTAAAGGTGCTTGATTTAAGTGAGACTGAGGTTGAATCTATTAATGCGTTGGCAGATAGTGCCCATTTAGAGGTGCTTGATATAAGTGAAACTAAGGTTCAATCAATTGAGGCATTAACTAATGCACGCGCTCTAAGGAGCTTGAATTTGAACCTGACATCGGTTGAGAATCTATCACCTTTAAAGAACTCATTACAACTTGAAGAATTGAGTATCTGGCGGACGCCAGTTTCTGATCTATCGGTGCTAAACAACTTCAAGCACCTGAAAAAACTGGATATTAGAAATACTTCTGTTGAAGATTTTAGTTCTCTGTTAAATTTACCAAGGCTATGGCAACTCCGGATCAACCCTAATCGTGTAAATGTTGATGTTTATGAAGCTCTGAAGCGTCGCCATAGACTATTTCCAGAGGAATAG